A part of Streptomyces sp. NBC_01497 genomic DNA contains:
- a CDS encoding GntR family transcriptional regulator, with translation MRNTATGDTSAAPPEESDLTARLSAEILTYLREENPPIGHRLTERALAERLRVSRSPVRNALRQLHRDGFIERTASGRYLVARSGAGVITAHTVPPEDEVYLRIAADRLDGVLPDRITKTTLLKRYDLTRTQLDQLLLRISNEGWIAPLPGYGWTFLPVLTSMESYRSSYRFRLLIEPAGILEPTFRIDREAIERRRSEQQRLVDEGLASVTGAQLFDLNTRFHETLAECTNNDFFVESLARVNRLRRLIEYRQALVPERAVMRCREHVELADLLLAGELTAASAFLQRHLTTVGVEKSGPGESPQGTA, from the coding sequence TTGCGCAACACCGCGACCGGCGACACCAGCGCGGCTCCCCCCGAGGAGAGCGACCTCACGGCCCGGTTGAGCGCCGAGATCCTCACGTACCTGCGCGAGGAGAACCCGCCGATCGGTCACCGGCTCACCGAGCGCGCACTCGCCGAACGGCTGCGGGTCTCGCGCTCACCGGTGCGCAACGCGCTGCGGCAACTGCACCGCGACGGCTTCATCGAACGTACGGCGTCCGGGCGCTATCTCGTCGCACGCTCGGGAGCCGGGGTCATCACGGCGCACACCGTCCCCCCCGAGGACGAGGTCTATCTGCGGATCGCCGCCGACCGGCTGGACGGGGTCCTGCCGGACCGGATCACCAAAACCACCCTGCTCAAGCGCTACGACCTGACCCGGACCCAGCTCGACCAGCTACTGCTGAGGATCTCCAACGAGGGCTGGATCGCACCGCTGCCCGGCTACGGCTGGACCTTCCTGCCGGTGCTCACCTCGATGGAGTCGTATCGCAGCAGCTACCGGTTCCGGCTGCTGATCGAGCCCGCCGGGATTCTCGAACCCACCTTCCGGATCGACCGGGAGGCGATCGAGCGGCGGCGTTCGGAACAGCAGCGGCTCGTCGACGAGGGCCTGGCCTCGGTGACCGGCGCGCAGCTGTTCGACCTCAACACCCGCTTCCACGAGACCCTCGCGGAATGCACCAACAACGACTTCTTCGTGGAGAGCCTCGCCCGCGTCAACCGGCTGCGGCGACTCATCGAGTACCGGCAGGCACTGGTCCCCGAACGGGCGGTGATGCGTTGCCGCGAGCATGTCGAACTCGCCGACCTGTTGCTGGCCGGGGAGCTCACGGCCGCGAGCGCCTTCCTTCAGAGGCACCTCACCACTGTGGGAGTGGAGAAGTCCGGCCCTGGGGAGTCTCCGCAGGGCACCGCCTGA
- a CDS encoding copper resistance D family protein, giving the protein MSQQIAHAVLANAANPTPELWRIITKMTYFAGLIGTIGVCMLYLIVLRPVLRRPSVAPSDRTALERRAGIFLALIGTWFLVALYFQIAGKASRVKGKELPYSVGLRPSSIWHYVRVPANPGEWVASGTLTLVQYLMWALSAVVLMLLWSPRIRARTTAVVWAGLVLVFAAYQVTLLPTDFRKETSFAVVDSLLDHLHVFAISTWVGGITGLVVLAAARRRLTPAAGTTWAQLWTRFSTLALFAVGCVLITGLFLAWTYIGSPGELLSTSFGRFLLVKVSLVATMILVGGVNEFLMMPRIARARARGEEGSVFRLALRAFPALVGVEVALAVGVLFVLAFLTGSSRDEAGDPDPTLSGGIFAIGVLLVVMLAVSFVATAKLSERLSRPASAEAESETPVTSRS; this is encoded by the coding sequence ATGTCCCAGCAGATCGCCCATGCCGTGCTGGCCAACGCAGCCAACCCGACCCCTGAACTCTGGCGGATCATCACCAAGATGACCTACTTCGCCGGTCTCATCGGGACCATCGGGGTCTGCATGCTCTACCTGATCGTGTTGCGGCCGGTGTTGCGCAGGCCGTCAGTGGCACCGTCCGACCGCACCGCGCTCGAACGCCGGGCGGGGATCTTCCTCGCCCTCATCGGCACCTGGTTCCTGGTGGCGCTCTATTTCCAGATCGCGGGGAAGGCGTCCCGGGTCAAGGGGAAGGAGCTTCCCTACAGCGTGGGCCTGCGGCCCAGCTCGATCTGGCACTACGTGCGGGTGCCGGCCAACCCGGGTGAGTGGGTGGCAAGCGGGACGCTGACACTGGTCCAGTACCTGATGTGGGCGCTCTCCGCGGTGGTGCTGATGCTGCTCTGGTCGCCGCGGATCCGCGCCCGTACCACCGCGGTCGTGTGGGCGGGCCTGGTGCTCGTCTTTGCCGCCTACCAGGTGACGCTGCTGCCGACCGATTTCCGCAAGGAGACCTCCTTCGCCGTCGTCGACTCGTTGCTGGACCACCTGCATGTGTTCGCCATCTCCACGTGGGTCGGCGGCATTACCGGCCTGGTGGTGCTGGCCGCGGCCCGGCGCCGGCTCACCCCGGCGGCGGGTACGACCTGGGCCCAGCTGTGGACCCGGTTCAGCACACTCGCGCTGTTCGCCGTCGGGTGCGTGCTGATCACCGGGCTCTTCCTGGCCTGGACGTACATCGGCAGTCCGGGCGAACTGCTCAGTACCAGCTTCGGGCGCTTCCTGCTGGTCAAGGTCTCACTGGTGGCCACGATGATCCTGGTCGGCGGGGTGAACGAGTTCCTGATGATGCCCCGGATCGCCAGGGCGCGTGCCAGGGGGGAGGAAGGCTCGGTGTTCCGTCTGGCGCTGCGGGCCTTCCCCGCACTGGTCGGGGTCGAGGTCGCACTCGCGGTGGGCGTGCTCTTCGTGCTCGCCTTCCTGACGGGCTCGTCCCGCGACGAGGCCGGCGACCCCGATCCGACGCTCAGCGGCGGGATCTTCGCCATCGGCGTGCTGCTGGTGGTGATGCTGGCGGTCTCGTTCGTGGCGACCGCGAAGCTGTCCGAACGCCTCTCGCGGCCGGCGTCGGCCGAGGCGGAGTCCGAGACGCCGGTGACGTCGCGGTCCTGA
- the rocD gene encoding ornithine--oxo-acid transaminase produces MPTSASAIASAEAHSAHNYHPLPVVVASAQGAWMTDIEGRRYLDMLAGYSALNFGHGNRRLIDAAKAQLERVTLTSRAFHHDRFADFCTRLAELCGMEMVLPMNTGAEAVETAVKTARKWGYRVKGVPDGQAKIIVAGNNFHGRTTTIVSFSTDQEARADYGPYTPGFEIVPYGDLAALEAAMTDDTVAVLLEPIQGEAGVLVPQSGYLAGVRELTRARDVLFIADEIQSGLGRTGRTFACEHEGVVPDMYILGKALGGGVVPVSAVVSSAAVLGVFAPGEHGSTFGGNPLACAVALEVIAMLDTGEFQQRAAELGEHLHHELGLLVGGGAVQAVRGRGLWAGVDITPSHGTGREISERLMTRGVLVKDTHGSTIRLAPPLVISKEDLDWGLDRLRAALAA; encoded by the coding sequence GTGCCGACATCGGCGAGTGCCATCGCTTCGGCGGAGGCCCACAGTGCGCACAACTACCATCCGCTGCCGGTCGTCGTCGCCTCGGCGCAGGGGGCGTGGATGACCGACATCGAGGGCCGTCGCTACCTCGACATGCTCGCCGGGTACTCGGCGCTCAACTTCGGCCACGGCAACAGGCGGCTGATCGACGCGGCCAAAGCGCAGCTGGAGCGGGTGACGCTGACGTCGAGAGCCTTCCACCACGACCGCTTCGCGGACTTCTGCACGCGGCTGGCCGAGCTGTGCGGCATGGAGATGGTCCTGCCGATGAACACCGGTGCCGAGGCGGTCGAAACCGCCGTGAAGACCGCGCGCAAGTGGGGTTACCGGGTCAAGGGCGTGCCCGACGGCCAAGCAAAGATCATCGTCGCGGGCAACAATTTCCACGGCCGTACGACCACGATCGTCAGCTTCTCGACGGACCAGGAGGCCCGGGCCGACTACGGTCCCTATACTCCCGGTTTCGAGATCGTTCCCTACGGGGACCTCGCGGCGCTCGAAGCGGCGATGACCGACGACACTGTGGCAGTGCTACTCGAACCCATCCAGGGCGAGGCGGGCGTACTGGTCCCGCAGAGCGGATATCTGGCCGGGGTGCGCGAACTGACCCGCGCCCGTGACGTGCTGTTCATCGCGGACGAGATCCAGTCGGGCCTCGGGCGCACCGGGCGGACCTTCGCCTGCGAGCACGAGGGCGTGGTCCCCGACATGTACATCCTCGGCAAAGCCCTCGGTGGTGGGGTGGTGCCGGTGTCAGCCGTGGTGTCGTCGGCGGCGGTACTCGGCGTCTTCGCACCCGGCGAGCACGGTTCGACGTTCGGCGGCAACCCACTCGCCTGCGCGGTGGCCCTGGAGGTCATCGCGATGCTCGACACCGGAGAGTTCCAGCAGCGAGCCGCGGAGCTGGGCGAGCACCTGCACCATGAACTGGGGCTGCTGGTCGGCGGCGGAGCGGTTCAGGCGGTGCGCGGCCGCGGCCTGTGGGCCGGCGTCGACATCACGCCCTCCCACGGCACCGGCCGCGAGATCTCCGAACGCCTGATGACGCGAGGTGTGCTGGTGAAGGACACCCACGGCTCGACCATCCGCCTCGCCCCGCCCCTGGTGATCAGCAAGGAAGACCTGGACTGGGGACTCGACCGCCTGCGAGCGGCACTCGCCGCCTGA
- a CDS encoding substrate-binding periplasmic protein, with protein MNRLTVGRGVSVLAVAAVIGAGVTACGSNSDSTSTSSGSADYGLVQPGTITAAITAGDYPFVSPDASGKPVGMLVDLNDTIAKRMGLKIVYKTTTVQAGLPAMTSGQYDMMSVGLVASAERKKSVAFTKPIFWGQNVVVVPGTSKAKTIADFAGKRVGSGANSTQADFAKKKMSSSDLVSEATDSAGVSQLLAGNLDAMVLGSTHVGQIIKQHPGKLKVSLTEPQDEPGAMAVNKKLTTFLAAYNKQLASLANDGTFLKLYQKYFPDLPYPKQMYTYWPSIQKQIEKQG; from the coding sequence ATGAACCGACTCACCGTGGGACGAGGCGTCAGTGTGCTTGCCGTCGCCGCTGTCATCGGGGCTGGCGTCACAGCCTGCGGCAGCAACTCGGACTCGACATCGACTTCGAGCGGGAGCGCCGACTACGGCCTCGTCCAGCCGGGAACCATCACCGCCGCCATCACGGCGGGCGACTACCCCTTCGTGTCCCCCGACGCCTCCGGCAAGCCGGTGGGGATGCTCGTCGACCTCAATGACACGATAGCCAAGCGCATGGGGCTCAAGATCGTCTACAAGACGACCACGGTCCAGGCCGGTCTGCCCGCGATGACCAGTGGTCAGTACGACATGATGTCGGTGGGCCTGGTGGCCAGCGCCGAGAGGAAGAAGAGCGTCGCTTTCACCAAGCCGATCTTCTGGGGACAGAACGTCGTCGTCGTGCCCGGGACGTCAAAGGCGAAGACGATCGCGGACTTCGCCGGCAAACGCGTCGGGAGCGGCGCCAACAGTACGCAGGCCGACTTCGCCAAGAAGAAGATGTCGTCCTCGGATCTCGTCTCGGAGGCCACCGACAGCGCCGGTGTCAGCCAGTTGCTCGCCGGCAACCTCGATGCGATGGTCCTGGGCTCGACCCACGTGGGCCAGATCATCAAGCAGCATCCCGGTAAGCTCAAGGTATCCCTGACCGAACCCCAGGACGAGCCCGGCGCGATGGCGGTCAACAAGAAGCTGACCACGTTCCTCGCGGCCTACAACAAGCAGTTGGCTTCTCTTGCCAACGACGGAACGTTCCTGAAGCTGTATCAGAAGTACTTCCCGGACCTGCCGTACCCGAAGCAGATGTACACGTACTGGCCCTCGATCCAGAAGCAGATCGAGAAGCAGGGCTGA
- a CDS encoding SGNH/GDSL hydrolase family protein, protein MKTVVLFGDSMLGRFTKSRIDQFEDEAVTEIVVINCGAGGWTCRDGARRVEMVARMAPDVVVLSFGMNDCAPERLVGLDAFGAYLRSIVEAFPRATVLGFLPPSVIEQDGVGPRGRTNTVLASYRDVLRDVVDLGRAVETDEVLAPLVAAGVPTHVDGIHLTDEAYRLVIRALARLVDAS, encoded by the coding sequence TTGAAGACCGTCGTTCTGTTCGGCGACAGCATGCTGGGACGATTCACGAAGAGCCGGATCGATCAGTTCGAGGACGAGGCCGTGACGGAAATCGTCGTCATCAACTGCGGGGCCGGCGGCTGGACCTGTCGCGACGGGGCGCGCCGGGTGGAGATGGTGGCCAGGATGGCTCCTGACGTCGTTGTGCTCTCCTTCGGGATGAACGACTGTGCCCCGGAGCGGCTCGTCGGCCTCGACGCCTTCGGCGCGTATCTCCGCTCGATCGTCGAGGCCTTCCCACGCGCCACGGTGCTGGGCTTCCTGCCGCCCTCGGTCATCGAGCAGGACGGGGTCGGACCGCGAGGGCGGACGAACACCGTGCTGGCGTCGTACCGGGACGTGCTGCGCGACGTCGTCGATTTGGGCCGTGCCGTGGAGACCGACGAGGTGCTGGCCCCGCTGGTGGCGGCGGGGGTGCCGACTCACGTGGACGGCATCCACCTCACCGACGAGGCCTACCGGCTGGTGATCAGGGCGCTCGCGCGGCTCGTCGACGCCTCCTGA